A region of the Candidatus Deferrimicrobiaceae bacterium genome:
GCTCCCCCCGGTCCCCTCCCCTCCAGACCGGACCGACGGTGTGGATCACATACCGGGCGGGAAGCCGCCCACCGGTCGTCACCACCGCCTCGCCGGGCGGACACTCCCCCTGGCTCGCCCGGATCGCCTTGCACTCGGCAAGGATTGCCGGCCCGCCGGCGCGGTGGATCGCGCCGTCCACCCCGCCCCCTCCCAGTAGCGTTGGGTTGGCGGCATTCACGATGGCGTCCGTCACTTCCCTGGTGATATCTCCCTGGATCAGCTGGATCTTGCCGTACCGGAAATCCCGCTCCATCTCTTTTCCTCCCGGCGGTGTTATGATTTTTCATGATAATTCCTGCCCGGCCTTGGGGAGGGAGAGATAATTCGTGTTGCTTCTGGAAAAGATCGCGGAGAAGAAGATTCGCGAGGCGATCGAGCGGGGGGAGTTCGCAAACCTTCCGGGGGCAGGAAAGCCTCTCCGGCTCGAAGACGACTCGATGATTCCCGAGGACCTTCGCGTCGCCTACAAGATCCTCAAGAACGCCGGGTGCATCCCTCCCGAACTGGAGTTGCGCAGGGAGATCATCACCCTCCGCGACCTGCTGCGGTCCATCGAGGACGAGGATGGGAAACGAGAGAGGATCCGAGAACTTAACTACAAACTCCTGAAGCTCAACATAATAGCAAAGCGCACGGTGAACCTCGACGATTTCCCTGAGTACAAAGACCGGATTCACAAGAAATTGGCCGGTCGGGAAACGGGGTGAGGTTCCCTCCCCCGGCGTCCCTTTCCCCCATCATTTCTCTCGCGGAATCCCGGAAACGGTAGAATCGTGGGCAAGGGGAGGCCCTATCGCATGGTCCCGGCGGAAACGATCCCCGTCCCGAAAACGGTATCCCTCAGGTTACGGGAAGCCCTGCGCAGTCGAAAGGACCTGTGGCGTTTCGTCTCGGAATTCTGCCGCGCCGCGGAAGGCGCCGGCGGATCCCCCTATCTCGTAGGGGGAATCGTCCGCGATCTCCTCGAGGGGCGGCCGGGCAAGGACATCGACCTGATGGTCACCGGGATCGGGTTCGAAACGCTGGGGAAGATCGTCCGGTCCCTTCCCCCGAAGAAGCTCGGGATCCGGCGGGTCATCGCGTCGGGGAAGCAGTTCGCCGTATACAAGGTATCGACCTCCTGGTCGAGGGAGGATATCGACGTGGCTCTCGCGCGACCTGCGCTTTCCACCGGGCCGGGGCACCGCCAGTTCGCGATCCGCACCGACGGAGTTAACGCCCGGGACGACGCGGGCCGGCGCGACTTCACGATCAACAGCCTGATGGTTTCGCTCCGAACATCGGGGAAAAGGGTGACGGCGGAGGTGATCGACTTCTTCGGGGGGATGGAAGACCTTCGACGCAAGCGGATCCGGGGCGTGGGAAATCCGCAGGACCGGATCCGGGAAGATCCCCTGCGGATGCTGCGGGCGATCCGTCAGAAAAACGAGCGGCCCGGCTACGTGATCGAGAAGAGGACCTGGCAGGCGATTCGCCGGGAGGCAAAGGAACGGATCGGGACGATTTCCGGCGAGCGTATCGTCGGCGAACTGGCGAAATCCCTGACGGCAAATCCGACGGGGACGGTATCGGACCTGTACCGCGCGGGGATCCTGCCGATCCTGATTCCCGAG
Encoded here:
- a CDS encoding macro domain-containing protein; the encoded protein is MERDFRYGKIQLIQGDITREVTDAIVNAANPTLLGGGGVDGAIHRAGGPAILAECKAIRASQGECPPGEAVVTTGGRLPARYVIHTVGPVWRGGDRGE
- a CDS encoding DnaJ family domain-containing protein, which encodes MLLLEKIAEKKIREAIERGEFANLPGAGKPLRLEDDSMIPEDLRVAYKILKNAGCIPPELELRREIITLRDLLRSIEDEDGKRERIRELNYKLLKLNIIAKRTVNLDDFPEYKDRIHKKLAGRETG